A single Antechinus flavipes isolate AdamAnt ecotype Samford, QLD, Australia chromosome 5, AdamAnt_v2, whole genome shotgun sequence DNA region contains:
- the C3AR1 gene encoding C3a anaphylatoxin chemotactic receptor, with protein sequence MPLTNSSSSDLIPQPWREPQVMISIAIFSFTFLLGLPGNGLVFWVIGLKMKRTVNTVWFLHLTVADLFCCLSVPFSLIHLVLQGHWPYGWLLCKLIPSIIVLNMFASVFLLTAISLDRCVVVLQPVWCQNHRTVKMAFTFCAGIWVLAFAMCTPVFLYRKTFTENNCTVCAYNFEEHSASDYIYFSPSLVEEGSLENFSVPELTGKMEGTLYPSSSRKDASPWLSTTTDTPGTSGVFFGHSGDTLTVSSVNLNNHHPFPDLSELPDQLHAESPTVPPVLPEFTNNDSSTDTPRNSDVLPYDSAGALPWTSSNPLDIPEVTENFLDFIYEYDFNENQLSTTLVAITVTRLVIGFLLPFAIMMVCYTLIIFRLNRSHFAKSRSKTLKVAVVVVVTFFVCWTPYHIIGILSLLASPYSPLGKAVIALDNLSIALASANSCLNPLLYAFMGKGFRQKAQQSIQGILEAAFSEDPMHSSSYPQNKTSLTQDIVSTAV encoded by the coding sequence ATGCCTCTTACCAACAGCAGTTCGTCTGATTTGATTCCCCAGCCCTGGAGGGAGCCCCAGGTGATGATTTCCATAGCCATCTTCAGCTTCACTTTCTTGTTGGGGCTGCCAGGCAATGGGTTGGTATTCTGGGTGATTGGATTGAAGATGAAGCGTACAGTGAATACAGTATGGTTCCTCCATCTCACCGTGGCTGACCTCTTCTGTTGTCTCTCTGTGCCCTTCTCCCTCATTCACTTAGTCCTCCAAGGACACTGGCCCTATGGCTGGCTCTTATGCAAGCTCATCCCTTCCATCATCGTCCTCAATATGTTTGCCAGTGTCTTCCTACTTACGGCCATCAGTCTTGACCGTTGTGTTGTAGTGCTACAGCCAGTATGGTGCCAGAATCATCGCACTGTGAAGATGGCCTTCACCTTCTGTGCAGGGATCTGGGTCCTGGCTTTTGCAATGTGCACACCTGTGTTTTTGTACAGGAAAACCTTTACTGAGAACAACTGTACTGTGTGTGCCTACAACTTTGAAGAGCACAGTGCATCAGATTATATTTACTTTAGTCCTAGCCTGGTAGAAGAAGGCTCACTCGAGAACTTCTCTGTACCTGAGTTGACTGGCAAGATGGAAGGTACCTTATATCCCTCATCTTCCAGGAAGGATGCTTCTCCTTGGCTTTCTACCACCACTGATACACCTGGAACTTCTGGTGTTTTCTTCGGTCATTCTGGAGATACACTTACTGTGAGTTCAGTTAATTTAAATAATCATCATCCCTTTCCTGATTTATCAGAACTGCCAGATCAACTTCATGCTGAATCACCTACAGTTCCTCCTGTTTTACCTGAGTTTACCAACAATGATTCCAGTACTGATACACCGAGAAATTCTGATGTTCTACCCTATGACAGTGCAGGAGCTTTACCCTGGACTTCTAGCAATCCTTTAGATATCCCTGAAGTGACAGAAAATTTCTTGGATTTTATTTATGAATATGATTTCAATGAGAACCAACTGTCAACAACCTTGGTGGCCATCACAGTCACAAGACTGGTGATAGGTTTCCTTCTGCCCTTCGCCATTATGATGGTCTGTTACACCCTCATCATTTTTCGTCTAAACAGAAGTCACTTTGCTAAATCTAGGAGCAAAACCCTGAAAGTGGCTGTAGTGGTAGTCGTCACCTTTTTTGTCTGCTGGACTCCATATCATATTATTGGGATTCTGTCGCTGTTAGCATCTCCATATAGCCCACTTGGAAAGGCAGTGATAGCACTGGACAATCTCTCCATTGCACTGGCATCTGCCAATAGCTGCCTTAATCCCCTGCTCTATGCTTTCATGGGAAAAGGTTTTAGGCAAAAAGCACAGCAGTCCATACAGGGCATTCTGGAGGCTGCTTTCAGTGAAGATCCCATGCATTCTTCTAGTTATCCCCAGAACAAAACCTCCCTGACTCAAGACATTGTCAGCACGGCTGTGTGA